One genomic region from Calypte anna isolate BGI_N300 chromosome 8, bCalAnn1_v1.p, whole genome shotgun sequence encodes:
- the FPGT gene encoding fucose-1-phosphate guanylyltransferase, which produces MNPGVGFPGVGGDDGMMPEGKFPLTIWGVKAALAFRAAGPALRHSARPLHCAQWVPKRRCRLCGSSFTHRVPNALWDTAVSPNTRGKTHGQGRADVGPSGPGSGSTGRDPNPSAGSAAAAHRGGAVPAPEPPPSLPRAGTRHRRPTPTRAPPAGPSLGPSPALPGRWLRFRRSRRVRRGSPGLGESGAMAGERSAARREATARRLERFAALRGEAAPAGQFWDVVAVTAADAEQGQAYREQLAEKLGRGQLPRGVRYHVCVDPPGPKIGNGGSTLHALRCLEDLYGDKWSSFLVLLIHSGGYSQRLPNASALGKIFTALPFGDPIYQMLELKLAMYIDFPGQMKPGVLVTCSDDIELYSTAETITFDKPGFTALAHPSDLALGTTHGVFVLDPSSFSGKGGLEYTSCHRFLHKPGVERMRQQGAVCPRGSPSQLGPSGHRSDPEGCSECVYTDSIFYMDHSTAKQLVTFYKEVGTLCCEIDAYGDFLQALGPGATQDYTENTSGASEEEAQLVQVRQKLYSLLRGTALNVIVLHNSKFYHIGTTQEYLFHFTSDSKLKFELNFLPVAFSVSSCQGETLGQSASVMQSILEPGCSVGPGSVIEYSRIGPEVSVGKNSIISGSYINWKVDIPSNCFLSSLSIKMNNQLKYISMVFSVEDDLKKSVKHLSDIHSLHFFGVSLLECLDLWGVKVSEQLFSSRNTRLGLWTARIFPVCSSLSESVRMALKMLNSVQHMSAFKLNDFQLLSVEEMLTFKDVGDMLKFRKQIYDDICLQRGKEKSGL; this is translated from the exons ATGAACCCGGGCGTGGGATTCCCGGGCGTGGGTGGGGATGATGGAATGATGCCAGAGGGGAAGTTCCCCCTCACGATTTGGGGTGTAAAGGCAGCACTGGCGTTTCGGGCAGCTGGCCCAGCTTTGCGGCACTCCGCCCGGCCCCTTCACTGCGCACAGTGGGTACCAAAGCGAAGATGTCGGCTCTGTGGATCGAGTTTCACACACCGGGTACCGAACGCGCTTTGGGACACGGCTGTGAGCCCAAACACGAGGGGCAAAACCcacgggcagggcagggcagatgTTGGCCCATCCGGCCCCGGGTCAGGCAGCACCGGGCGGGATCCGAACCCCAGCGCAGGTTCTGCAGCCGCCGCTCACAGGGGCGGAGCGGTCCCAGCCCCGGAGCCGCCGCCATCGCTCCCCCGAGCCGGCACCCGGCACCGGAGGCCAACACCGACCCGGGCCCCGCCCGCCGGCCCCTCCCTGGGCCCCAGCCCGGCTCTTCCGGGTCGCTGGCTCCGGTTCCGCCGCTCACGGCGGGTCCGGCGGGGCAGCCCGGGCCTCGGGGAGAGCGGGGCCATGGCGGGGGAGCGGAGCGCGGCGAGGCGGGAGGCCACGGCCCGGCGGCTGGAGCGGTTCGCGGCGCTCAGAG GGGAGGCCGCCCCGGCCGGGCAGTTCTGGGACGTGGTGGCGGTGACGGCCGCGGACGCCGAGCAGGGCCAGGCCTACAGGGAGCAGCTGGCCGAGAAGCTGGGCAGGGGGCAGCTGCCCCGCGGTGTCCGGTACCATGTCTGCGTGGATCCCCCCGGACCCAAAATCG gaaaTGGGGGATCAACACTTCACGCTCTCCGATGCTTGGAAGATCTGTATGGTGATAAGTGGAGTTCTTTTCTCGTGCTGCTAATTCATTCTG gtggTTACAGCCAACGTTTACCAAATGCAAGTGCCCTGGGGAAGATTTTCACAGCTTTGCCTTTCGGTGACCCCATTTACCAGATGCTGGAGCTGAAGCTGGCCATGTACATCGATTTCCCCGGGCAGATGAAGCCAGGGGTTCTCGTTACGTGTTCAGATGACATCGAGCTCTACAGCACTGCAGAAACCATCACCTTCGACAAACCCGGATTCACTGCCCTGGCTCACCCCTCGGACCTGGCGCTGGGCACCACTCACGGGGTGTTTGTGTTAGATCCCTCCAGTTTTTCAGGGAAAGGAGGGCTGGAGTACACGTCTTGCCACCGTTTCCTGCACAAGCCTGGTGTCGAGAGGATGCGCCAGCAGGGTGCAGTGTGCCCGAGAGGGAGCCCTTCCCAGCTGGGTCCCTCTGGGCACCGCAGCGACCCAGAGGGGTGCTCCGAGTGTGTCTACACAGACAGTATTTTTTACATGGATCATAGCACTGCAAAACAACTGGTGACGTTTTACAAGGAGGTGGGCACTCTTTGTTGTGAAATAGATGCATATGGTGACTTCCTGCAGGCCCTGGGACCTGGAGCCACTCAGGATTACACAGAGAACACCAGTGGTGCCTCAGAGGAGGAGGCGCAGCTGGTGCAGGTGCGGCAGAAGCTGTACTCCCTCCTGAGAGGAACTGCACTCAACGTTATAGTCCTGCACAACTCCAAGTTCTATCACATTGGGACTACCCAGGAGTATTTGTTCCATTTTACATCTGACAGCAAGCTGAAATTTGAGCTCAACTTTCTGCCTGTGGCTTTTAGTGTCTCTTCTTGCCAAGGGGAGACCTTGGGTCAGTCAGCGAGTGTCATGCAAAGCATTCTTGAGCCTGGGTGTTCTGTGGGACCTGGGTCTGTTATTGAGTACTCCAGAATTGGACCTGAAGTCTCCGTAGGGAAGAACAGCATCATTAGTGGATCCTACATAAATTGGAAAGTAGACATCCCTTCAAACTGCTTTCTGAGTTCATTAAGCATAAAAATGAACAATCAATTAAAGTATATAAGCATGGTGTTTAGTGTAGAAGATGACTTGAAAAAGAGTGTGAAACACTTGTCAGATATACATTCACTCCATTTTTTTGGAGTCAGTTTACTAGAATGCTTGGACCTCTGGGGTGTGAAGGTTTCAGAGCAGCTCTTCTCCAGCAGGAACACTCGTTTGGGGCTGTGGACTGCTagaatttttcctgtttgttctTCTTTAAGTGAATCAGTTAGGATGGCactaaaaatgttaaattctGTACAGCACATGTCAGCTTTTAAATTGAATGACTTTCAGCTCTTGTCTGTGGAAGAAATGCTCACTTTCAAAGATGTAGGAGACATGTTGAAGTTTAGGAAGCAAATCTATGATGACATCTGTctacaaagaggaaaagagaagtctGGTTTGTAG